The Phycisphaeraceae bacterium genome contains the following window.
TGTTCGAACGGTTCATACGGTGCGGGACGAGCAGGCGTTCAAGCCGTGGCTTCGCACCGTGGCAACCAATGTCGCCCGGGCGGCCGGGCGCAAGCAGAAGGTGGAATCCCGTGTGAGGCTGACAGGAACCGACCGGCCGGAACCGGCCGAAGTCGGGGATCGTGAGCATGCGCAGCGTGTGCTCGATCTGGCCAGGCAGTTGCCCGATGGGTATCGCGAGCCGTTGTTGCTCCGGTGTGTCAAGGGGATGAGTTATCGTGAGATCGCGAGGGTGCTGGAGATTCCGGAAACAACCATCGAAACGCGCATCGCGCGCGGGAGGCGGATGCTTCGGGAGTTGGCGCGGGACGAGGGAGCCGGGGAGGTGGAACTCGTCGCTCGCAAGAAAGGGACTGTCGATGTCAGGTCATGAAGTGGATCGGGACGTGCTGCTTGGGCGTGTGATTGAGGGCCGGGCGTCTGCAACGGATTGGCGAACGCTGCGGGAGATCGCATCGCACGAGCCGCAAGTCTGGGCGGAGATCGAGGAACTCGAATCGATGAACGCAGCGCTTCGGCTCTCGTGCAACGATGCGGCCGCGTGTGCGAAGTGCGTGGATATCGATGCCGAGTCGGGCGGGCGGATGGTCGGGCATGCGAGTGTGCGCCTCGGTGCGGCGAGGATGTGGGGCGGATGGCTTGCA
Protein-coding sequences here:
- a CDS encoding sigma-70 family RNA polymerase sigma factor — encoded protein: MDKFNGPEDEALVRAAMAGDRDALRALWHRNRGWIAAILLAHKPRQADLEDLLQTVAMTIVRTVHTVRDEQAFKPWLRTVATNVARAAGRKQKVESRVRLTGTDRPEPAEVGDREHAQRVLDLARQLPDGYREPLLLRCVKGMSYREIARVLEIPETTIETRIARGRRMLRELARDEGAGEVELVARKKGTVDVRS